In Chanodichthys erythropterus isolate Z2021 chromosome 11, ASM2448905v1, whole genome shotgun sequence, a single window of DNA contains:
- the LOC137030711 gene encoding uncharacterized protein, with protein MIEQGYRIQFGSRPPRFNGVLPTVVTPEQSLVMEQESFLSGRISCFKWVARFSIPAQICGNCGPEGARLIETGLPTEVVETILHSRAPSTRKLYLYKWKVFALWCEQHNLDPVHSSVSDVLRFLQEKFSEGLTPSTLKVYVAAISAHHIPVGGSSLGRDPLVVRFLRGALRLRPVVRTKTPTWDLTIVLQGLAEAPFEPIEEVSDKFLTLKTIFLLAVSSLKRIGDLQALSVAPSCLEFAPGMVKAFLHTRPGYVPKVPTRVPGPIVLEAFCPPPFTNVDQERKNLLCPVRALDAYVHRAALWRKTEQLFVCYGSPKKGGPASKQRMSKWLVEAISLAYETVGRPCPLMVRAHSTRGMAASRALLSGVSMDDICGAAGWSSQHTFIRFYNLHLNITPGARVLQDSSQALGETA; from the exons atgatagaacagggctacagaattcagttcggttcacgaCCGCCCAGGTTCAACGGGGTGCTTCCCacggtggtaaccccagagcagtctctggtgatggagcaagaa agcttcctctcaggcaggatctcctgTTTCAAGTGGGTGgcacgattctccatccccgcccagatatgtggaaactgtgggcctgagggggcaaggctcatagaaactggtctcccaaccgaggttgtggagaccatccttcattccagagctccctccacgaggaagctgtACTTATACAAATGGAAAGTGTTCGCCTTGTGGTGTGAACAGCATAATTTGGACCCGGTCCATTCCTCAGTCTCAGACGTGCTTCGgttccttcaggaaaagttctcggaaggtttaaccccttccacgctgaaagTATATGTCGCCGCTATTTCGGCTCATCACATccctgtagggggctcctcgctgggtcgagaccccttagtagtacgcttcctccgtggtgcactcaggttgagacctgtggtgcgcacaaagaccccgacctgggacctcactattgtgctccaagggctggctgaggctcccttcgagccaATAGAAGAGGTGTCAGACAAGTTCCTGACACTGAAAACTATCTTTCTCTTGGCCGTCTCTTCTCTGAAGAGAATTGGCgatttacaagcgctgtcagtcgctccatcCTGTCTCGAGTTCGCgcctggtatggtgaaagcctttctacataccaggccgggctatgttccaaaggttccgacgagggtcccaggccccattgtactGGAGGCTTTCTGCCCGCCTCCTTTCACAAATGTGGATCAGGAAAGaaagaatctgctttgccctgtaagAGCACTAGATgcgtatgtccacagagctgccctctggaggaaaacagaacaattgtttgtgtgttatgggtcccctaagaaggggggtccagcatctaagcagcggatgagcaagtggttggtcgaggccatctcacttgcgtatgagacggtggggcgcccgtgtcctttgatggtgcgggctcactccacgagaggtatggccgcgTCCAGAGCTCTTCTGTCTGGGGTCTCTATGGACGACATttgtggtgcggctggatggtcatcccagcacacctttatcagattttataatcttcatCTTAATATCACTCCCGGGGCCAGGGtgctacaagatagcagccaggcacttggagagacggcgtag